AGAAAAGTCTTTTCCCGGACGCTTTACGTGTGATGAAAAATCTCTGCATAATATTTTTATAGCAGACTCCAGTTTTTGCTTTACAATAAAAGAAATATTTGCCATTTGAACCTCCTAAAAAAGAATATATTCAAATGGCTTCGCCACACTTTTGTGAAGTTTTGTCAAGCTTTTAGGCAAAAAAAGTAGTGCAAAAAGTAAAAAACTACTTTTCACACTACTAAAATCCTTAACTTAATGACATTGTTTTCAAAAAAACCCCGTCCCCAATTAAACTTCAACCTGTCCCTTTTTCATTTCCCTTAAATTGCATCATTTTCATCTACAATTTCCCAGCTGATATAGCCTCCGGCAGGGCGCACATTGTCCGGTGGACAATGGTTTTGCGCCGACCGAAACGGAGTGTAGACTTGCAGAGGTGCGCAGTAGAAGTATGTCATGCAATTGCATGACGCGCACCTCGCAGCAAGAATGCCGAGGCATTTTTGAATTATTGATAAAAGTTCTCAATAGGCGCACCGTTTTTTCATGCCTTTCTATTTTTGCATTTTGATTCTGTGGTAAAATGTAGTTGCATTAAACTAACTACAGGGAGTGAGGAAACAATATATGTTTATTGAGATCAATAATCTGAAAAAGAGTTTTGGCAGTGATTCGAACCGTGTGGAGGTGCTGCGGGGTGTGGATTTTTCTATAGAGAAGGGTGACATTTGTGTATTACTTGGACCGTCTGGTTCGGGAAAGTCTACACTGTTAAATATTATCGGTGGAATTGATGATGCGGATGCGGGATACATTTCCATCGGAGGTGAGCGCATGGCCGATATGAATGAGAAAAAACTGACGGCATATCGGAGAAAGCATCTGGGCTATGTGTTTCAGATGTACAATCTGATTCCGAATCTGACTGTCCGGGAAAATATTGAGGTTGGGGCTTATCTAAGTGACAGACCGCTGGATGTTGATGAATTGTTACAGACGCTGGGACTTTATGAACACAGGAAAAAGTTACCGAACCAGTTGTCGGGCGGGCAGCAGCAGAGAACGGCAATCGGAAGGGCAATTGTCAAAAATCCGGATATTTTGCTCTGCGATGAGCCGACGGGAGCTTTGGATTATAACACGTCCAAGGATATTCTGGAGCTGATCGAGCGTGTCAACCAGAAGTACGGTAACACGGTCATTATGGTCACACACAATGACGCAATCAAAGACATGGCGGACATCGTGATTCGTCTCCGTGACGGTGCGGTGAGAAAAAGTTACCGCAATGAGAAGAAGATTCCGGCGAGAGAGCTGGAGTGGTAAGGAGGACGCGTGATGAGAAGCCCGTTAAATAAACGTCTGTTCCGGGAGCTTCGTGGAGAATTTGGAAAATATCTGGTCATTTTTATCTTGATGACGCTGACGATCGGAATGGTATCAGGATTTCTGGTGGCCGATGGAAGTATGATCCAGGCGTACGAGGAAAGCTTTGAGAAATATAACATTGAAAATGGACATTTCCGGACAGAAAAGAAAATGAACAATGCTCAGATTCAGGATATCGAAGATCTGGGCATCAAATTGTACGAGAATTATTATGTAGAGGAAGCTTTAACAAATGGAAGTACAATGCGCATTTTCAAGAATCGTGATGAGGTCAATAAGGTGTGCCTGATGAAGGGGAAAATGCCTGAAAAACCGGGAGAAATCGGTATTGACCGTATGTATGCAGACAATAATGATCTGAGCGTGGGTGATGAGATTGAAAGTGGCGGACATACATGGAAGATTACCGGTCTTGTGGCGCTTTCAGATTACAGCGCCTTGTTTTCCAATAATAATGATTCCATGTTTGACTCGGTAAAATTTGGCGTGTCGGTAGTGTGTCCAGAGGAGTTCGACAGCTACAAGGCCGATCAGTTGAATTACAGCTACGCATGGAAATACAATACTGAGCCCAAAAATGAAAAGGCAGAAAAAGACATTTCGGAAGATCTGATGGAAGATGTGGCAAAAGAAGTGACACTGGAAGAATTTGTCCCAAGATACACGAACCAGGCAATCATTTTCACTGGGGATGATATGGGCGGTGACCGTTCGATGATGATCGTGCTTCTTTATATCATCATCGTGATCATGGCATTTGTCTTTGCAATCACTACTAACAACACGATCCGAAAAGAGGCAAATGTAATCGGCACCTTGCGGGCATCCGGCTATACAAGAGGTGAATTGATCCGGCATTACATGGCAGCCCCGGTATTTGTCACATTTATCGGAGCGATTATTGGAAATATTATCGGCTATACGGTAGGAAAAGATTATTGCGCGGGACTTTACTATGGAAGCTACAGCCTGCCGACCTACGTGACCATTTGGAACGCGGAAGCATTTCTTCTGACAACGGTAGTGCCGATCCTCATTATGCTTGTGGTGAATTCTGTGCTGCTGTGGTACAAATTAAAACTATCACCACTGAAGTTCCTGAGAAGGGACTTAAGCAGACGTAAACAGAAACATGCATTGCCGTTGAGTGAGCATCTTGGCTTTTTCCACAGATTCCGGATACGTGTGATCCTTCAGAATATGAGTAACTACGCAGTATTGTTTGTGGGAATTATTTTTGCAAATATGTTGTTGATGTTCGGACTGATGCTTCCATCTGTGCTGGACCATTATCAAGTGGAAATGGAAAATGGCATGCTCAGCAAATATCAGTACATGCTGCAGATGCCGGCGAGCATGGCAGGTGGAGACAGTAAGCTTGAGCAGATGGTGTCCATGATGATGTTCAGTCAGGCAGTAGAGACAGAAAATCCGGATGCAGAAAAATTCAGCGCCTATTCACTGAACACCCTTCCTGGAAAATATAAGAGTGAGGAAATTATCCTCTACGGTGTGGAAAACAATAGTAAATATATCAACATTAAGTGGAAAACATCAGATTCCGCATCTGATACAGATGTGAAAAATGTGGAGAATATCCCTGAGGTATACCTCTCCTCTGGCTATGCAGAAAAATTTAGTCTGAAAAAAGGTGACATAATTACTTTAAAGGAAAAGTATGAAAATAAAAAATACAAGTTTAAAGTTGCAGGTGTATATGATTACGTAGGTTCACTCTCCATATTTATGCCAATACAGGAACTCAACAAAACATTTGATATGGACAAAGACAGCTTCAGCGGATATTTCTCTGATTCTGAAATTACAGATATTGACGAAAAATATATCGGTTCCACCATTGATGTTGAGGATCTGACCAAGATTTCCAGACAGCTCGACGTGTCCATGGGAAGTATGATGAATCTGATGGACGGATTTTCCGTGATCATTTTCCTCGTATTGATTTATCTCCTGTCCAAGATCATCATCGAGAAAAATGCGCAGTCTATTTCCATGGCAAAAATCCTGGGATATACAAACGGCGAAATCAGCCGGCTGTACATTATGTCCACGTCTATCGTGGTCGTGCTGTTCATCTTGATCAGCCTGCCATTGGAGCTGGAAATCATGCAGATTCTGTTCCGGGAAATGATGCTGACAAGCATTACCGGCTGGATTACATTTTACATAGATCCGAAGATTTTCGTGGAAATGTTTGTGATCGGCGTGGCGGCATATGCCGTTGTGGCAGCAATTGAATATCGAAGGATCCGAAAAGTTCCAATGGATGAAGCGTTGAAAAATGTGGAATAGTGATCCAATGGATGAAGCATTGAAAAATGTAGAATAGTGATCCAATGGATGAAGCATTAAAAAATGTAGAATAGAGATTCGTAGAAATCTTGAAACAGTATGCTGGAAAAATGAATAAGGAATGTTAGAAAGATGAGAATCAGAAGGAGGAGAATATGAAACGACCAGTTGTAATGATATTATTAGCAGGTGCGCTGACGTTGTCTATGATAGCGCCGTCAGCACTTCCGGCAGCAGGCAATATAAGTGTCGCACAGGCGGCAGAAAAATCTGGAGATACCGCGCCGGCAGAGACATCCAATGACGCAGCAGTAAAGGCATCCAATGACGTGACAGCAGAGACATCCAGTGACGAGACAGCAGAGACATCCAGTGACGAGGATGCAGGTGAATGGAAAGATAAGACAGAAACAGTTTATGTCGATGCAAATGCAGACGGTTCAGTTAAGAAGATTACGGTCAAAGACTGGCTGCGCCGGAATGGTGACGGTGAGATCATCGATTTTTCCAATTTGAAAGACATTAAAAACACGGAAGGAGACGAAGAATATACGCAAAATGCAGACGGAACTATCACATGGGAGAACAAAGGGGAAGACATTTCCTATGAAGGTACTTCCAATCAGCAGCTTCCGGTGACTACAAAAGTAACCTATTATCTGGACGGCAAGGAAATTAAGCCGGAAGATCTGGCAGGAAAAAGCGGCAAGGTGAAAATTCGGTTTGACTATACGAATAATGAGAGCCGGACGGTGAATATCGATGGTAAAGACGTAGAAGTAAAAGTTCCATTTCTTGCAGCGTCCATGATCATGCTTCCTGGGGATAAGTTTAAAAATGTGAAAGTTTCCGGTGGAAAAGTCATGGCAGACCAGAATCAGAGCATTGTGATCGGAACCGCATTTCCAGGACTTGCAGACAGTTTGGAGTTGAAAGATTACGAGGCAACAAAAGATATTGACCTGAAAGACTATGTGGAAATAACCGCGGATGTGGAAAACTTTGAACTGGATTTCACAGCGACTGCAATTTCCACATGTGGGCTTAGCGATATGAAGGACGGTGACCTTGACGATGTCAATGACATGATTGATGGCGTAAAAGAAATGACCGATGCTTCCGATGAACTGGTGGATGCCATGGGACAATTGAGCACCGGAGCCGGAACACTGCAGGATTATTTAAGTCAGTATACAAGCGGCGTTTCACAGGTGGATGCGGGAGCACAGGCACTGGCGGAAGGTTTGAGTGAACTGGATGAACAAGTAACTACACTCATGGGCAGCTTAAGCGCAGCAGGCAGTGATGATACGACTGCGCAGGCAGTTACACAGATTCAGAAAGATCTTGGAATATTACAGCAGGAGCTTGGAAGTGTCACAACACTGGCGGAGTATGTAAATACAATCAGTGAGAATGTAACCACTGCCAAGAGCGAACTGGATAAAATCAACGTTACAGATTTGGAGACAGAAGCGTCGAATCAGGCGAAAGAAAAAGCAAAAAATGCAGTAAATACAGCAATTTCCGAAACGGAAGCATCTACAAAGAAGGATGTCATGGATCGTTTAAAAGAAACAGAAAGTTATAAATCGCTGACATCGGAACAACAAGAAGAATTGGAAAATGCAGTAAATACAGCCAGTGGTACATCAAGTTCAGCTGAAAAAGAATGTGACAGCATGAATATTTCCCTTACGAATGCGTCTGGCGCTAAGACAGCGATAGACCAGGCGGTAAATGCGCTGGCAGAAGTAAAGGCCATGCAGGTGGATACGACTACAGCCCAGAAGGCTCTTGCGGATTTAGTGACTCAGTTTACGGCTTTATCTGACAGCCTTTCTGACATGCCGGATATGGCCGAAATCGGCGGCAAACTCCAGTCAGCCATCAGCCAGCTTGCCCAGGGGGCGGCTACACTCAGCACCGGAACAAGCCAGTTAAGCTCCGTTGGTACACAGCTTAACACGGGCGCAGGAACACTCGCCCAGGGCGCCAGCCTTCTGGAAGCCGGAATGAAGACATTCGACGAAGAAGGAATTGAAAAACTGGGAGACCTTGCAGGAGATGACCTTGCAAATGTTCTGAATCATTTCAAGGCAGTAAAAGAGGCAGAAAAGACATACACCAACTATGGCGGGATCAGAGAAGGCGCAAGCGGAAGCGTCAAGTTCATCGTAGAAACAGCAGAAATTAAATAACGGATGGGAGATGTTCTTCCAACATTGATTCAATTGAGGGGCGTGTGAAAAAAACGAGAGTTTTTCATGCGTCCTTTCTTTTTTGGGGGACCATTCTTTTTTTACAGCCCCTCGATTTTTAAAAATGATTTTTAAAAATTGTGTCAGAAAAAACAATCATCGGGAAAATGTACCATGATTTTTCCATGATTTCCAAGCGAGAAAAGTGGATATATTTTGCCGATAATGCTATGATAATTCAGTTACAATGATTAAAATTGGAGGATTGATTGTGAGTAAAGGAAGTGAATTTCTGCCGGAGGTACTTGGTCTGATAGAAAAACGTCTGGGAGAGATTGATGAAAATATACAGGCGGTACGCCAGGACATTAACAGTATGAATGAATATTACTGGGACAATTACACGGAAATGGACCAGTATGGATATGAGGACTATGACAATCAGCAGGCGCTGAAAATGCAGGTGAATGCCAATCAGGAGAACTGGAAAATGCGCCGGCGTCTGAAACGTATGCTGGATGCACCATTTTTCGGAAGTGTAGAATTCGTCTATGACGGAGAAGACGAGCCGGAAGATTTTTACATCGGAATCGGAAATTTTGCAAGAGAGCGTGGCGCATTGCCACTCATTTACGACTGGAGAGCCCCGGTGAGCAGCCTGTTTTATGACTACGACAAAGGCGAGGCGTCCTACGAAGCGCCGGGCGGGCGCATGGATGGAGAGATTCTGTCTAAATGGCAGTACAAAATCCGTGGCGGCAAGATGATCTATGAATTTGAGAGTGATGTGAAGATTGACGATGACATTTTAAAGCAGGAACTTGGCGCCAACAGCGACACGAAACTGAAAAATATTGTGCGTACAATCCAGAAGGAACAAAATGCAATTATCCGCAACACGAAGGACAAGATTCTGGCTATTCAAGGAGTGGCAGGCAGTGGCAAGACGTCCGTTGCGCTACATCGAATCGCCTATCTTTTGTATCATGACAGAGAGCATCTGAATTCATCAAATATCCTGATCCTCTCGCCAGGCGGCGTGTTTGCCGACTACATTTCCCATATTCTTCCTGAACTTGGCGAGGAAAATATACAGGAAATGAGTTTTGATCTGTTTGCATATCATGAACTCAGGAGAAATGCTGCAACGCAGGGAAATGTGATATATGGAAATGCTGGCAATCAGGAAAATGCGATATATGGAAATGCTGTGAATCAGGAAAATGTGATATATAGAAATAAAAATAGAGATCAAGGCGGAAATCAAGGAAAAAATCCAAGTAGAAATTCAAAAAGTAGTTCAGCCGGGACTGGTTGGAATAGCAAAATGATAGCCGCCGACTGTGAAGACAAGTATCATCAAATCGAGCGTGAAATCGCAGGAATGGATGATGCAGATCAAAAACGTTACGAATGGAAGCAGTCCGTGGAATACGTTCAGGCAATCGAAGGCTTCCTGATCGAGCTGGAAGACCGGCTGGTAGATTTTGAAGATGTAGAATTCAAGGGCATTCGCAAAAGTGCCAGCGAAATCATGGAATTTTTTTATGAAAAATATACCGGTACACCACTTTTAGATAGAATGGGCGCGGTCATGGATTATTTTATCGACGAAGTCGAAACCTTACGCGGACGCAGCCTAAACGACGAAGAACAAGAAATCATTTGCAGAAAATTCATGAATATGTACGTAACCAGAGACATTTGTCAAATATACAATTGGTTCATGGAAGACTACGGATTTCCGGCACTTCCGGACATGCCGCCAGAGCGCCGCGTACTGGAATACGAAGATGTTTACCCGATTCTCTATCTAAAATACAGCCTGACGGCAGCCGGCCAGCGCAAGAACATCCGCCATCTCGTCATTGATGAGATGCAGGATTACTCCTATTTACAGTACGTACTTCTCGCGAAAATGTTTTCATGCAACATGACAATACTCGGCGACAAAGCACAGACCATCGCCGGAAAACAACAAGACGTTCTCACATTTTTACCAAAAATATTTGGAAAAAAGGTCAAACGTATCGTCATGAACAAAAGCTACCGCAACACAAGCGAAATCGCAGAATACGCCAAATCCGTCGGCGGATCCAAAGACATCCAGTATGTAGCAAGACACGGAAAAGCAGTCGAAAGACATGCCATAAAAACACTGGAAAAAACATGTAAAGAAATCAGCGAAAAATTGAAATTAAGAGAAGAAGAATACGAAACAGCAGCAATCCTCACCATGACAGAAAAAGAAGCAGAACATATTCAAGAAATCATGCATAAACTAGGCGCAGAATCACATTACATCAACCGCGACAGCGCACAATTCAAAAAAGGCCTGACCGTAACCACCTACTATCTGGCAAAAGGCTTAGAATTCGACCAAGTATTTATTGTAGGCGGCGACCGTAACAACAAAATGTACCAAGGATATCAATACATCTGCGCAACAAGAGCACTACACGAATTGTATGTGTATGATGCATAATTTTAATTGGGGACGGGGTTTTTTCAAAAAAACCCCGTCCCCAATTAAAATTTAACCTGTCCCTTTTTGAATTGTCTTAATTGTCTACTGTGGACAGATTTCTACCCAGTAGCCGTCAGGATCATTGATGAAATAAATTCCCATGTCCGGGTTTTCGAAACACACGCAATCCATTTCTTTGTGAAGTGCCAGGGCAGCGTCCATGTCATCGACATGGAATGCCAGATGAGATTCGTTATCTCCGAGATCATACGGGCGGTCCATGTCGCGAAGCCATGTCAGCTCCAGTGAATGTGGTGTTGTGCCGTCTCCGAGATAGACGAGTTTGAAGCTTCCGTCCGGTGCATGGAATTCTTT
The sequence above is drawn from the Dorea formicigenerans genome and encodes:
- a CDS encoding VOC family protein, whose product is MKFTFFHNNINVLDLDKSVEFYKKALGLEVTKEFHAPDGSFKLVYLGDGTTPHSLELTWLRDMDRPYDLGDNESHLAFHVDDMDAALALHKEMDCVCFENPDMGIYFINDPDGYWVEICPQ
- a CDS encoding ABC transporter ATP-binding protein, which codes for MFIEINNLKKSFGSDSNRVEVLRGVDFSIEKGDICVLLGPSGSGKSTLLNIIGGIDDADAGYISIGGERMADMNEKKLTAYRRKHLGYVFQMYNLIPNLTVRENIEVGAYLSDRPLDVDELLQTLGLYEHRKKLPNQLSGGQQQRTAIGRAIVKNPDILLCDEPTGALDYNTSKDILELIERVNQKYGNTVIMVTHNDAIKDMADIVIRLRDGAVRKSYRNEKKIPARELEW
- a CDS encoding HelD family protein, which codes for MIKIGGLIVSKGSEFLPEVLGLIEKRLGEIDENIQAVRQDINSMNEYYWDNYTEMDQYGYEDYDNQQALKMQVNANQENWKMRRRLKRMLDAPFFGSVEFVYDGEDEPEDFYIGIGNFARERGALPLIYDWRAPVSSLFYDYDKGEASYEAPGGRMDGEILSKWQYKIRGGKMIYEFESDVKIDDDILKQELGANSDTKLKNIVRTIQKEQNAIIRNTKDKILAIQGVAGSGKTSVALHRIAYLLYHDREHLNSSNILILSPGGVFADYISHILPELGEENIQEMSFDLFAYHELRRNAATQGNVIYGNAGNQENAIYGNAVNQENVIYRNKNRDQGGNQGKNPSRNSKSSSAGTGWNSKMIAADCEDKYHQIEREIAGMDDADQKRYEWKQSVEYVQAIEGFLIELEDRLVDFEDVEFKGIRKSASEIMEFFYEKYTGTPLLDRMGAVMDYFIDEVETLRGRSLNDEEQEIICRKFMNMYVTRDICQIYNWFMEDYGFPALPDMPPERRVLEYEDVYPILYLKYSLTAAGQRKNIRHLVIDEMQDYSYLQYVLLAKMFSCNMTILGDKAQTIAGKQQDVLTFLPKIFGKKVKRIVMNKSYRNTSEIAEYAKSVGGSKDIQYVARHGKAVERHAIKTLEKTCKEISEKLKLREEEYETAAILTMTEKEAEHIQEIMHKLGAESHYINRDSAQFKKGLTVTTYYLAKGLEFDQVFIVGGDRNNKMYQGYQYICATRALHELYVYDA
- a CDS encoding ABC transporter permease, which encodes MRSPLNKRLFRELRGEFGKYLVIFILMTLTIGMVSGFLVADGSMIQAYEESFEKYNIENGHFRTEKKMNNAQIQDIEDLGIKLYENYYVEEALTNGSTMRIFKNRDEVNKVCLMKGKMPEKPGEIGIDRMYADNNDLSVGDEIESGGHTWKITGLVALSDYSALFSNNNDSMFDSVKFGVSVVCPEEFDSYKADQLNYSYAWKYNTEPKNEKAEKDISEDLMEDVAKEVTLEEFVPRYTNQAIIFTGDDMGGDRSMMIVLLYIIIVIMAFVFAITTNNTIRKEANVIGTLRASGYTRGELIRHYMAAPVFVTFIGAIIGNIIGYTVGKDYCAGLYYGSYSLPTYVTIWNAEAFLLTTVVPILIMLVVNSVLLWYKLKLSPLKFLRRDLSRRKQKHALPLSEHLGFFHRFRIRVILQNMSNYAVLFVGIIFANMLLMFGLMLPSVLDHYQVEMENGMLSKYQYMLQMPASMAGGDSKLEQMVSMMMFSQAVETENPDAEKFSAYSLNTLPGKYKSEEIILYGVENNSKYINIKWKTSDSASDTDVKNVENIPEVYLSSGYAEKFSLKKGDIITLKEKYENKKYKFKVAGVYDYVGSLSIFMPIQELNKTFDMDKDSFSGYFSDSEITDIDEKYIGSTIDVEDLTKISRQLDVSMGSMMNLMDGFSVIIFLVLIYLLSKIIIEKNAQSISMAKILGYTNGEISRLYIMSTSIVVVLFILISLPLELEIMQILFREMMLTSITGWITFYIDPKIFVEMFVIGVAAYAVVAAIEYRRIRKVPMDEALKNVE